From the genome of Fusobacterium varium, one region includes:
- the gmhA_1 gene encoding Phosphoheptose isomerase: MKSFVLSRKLENKYIDKIKNIFPQEAEYFINNLQSSLPAIALVSETSLITAYSNDNNSELVFAQQVLGYGNEGDILIAISTSGNSKNVIYASQISKVKGMKVISLTGKLGGELKDISDININVEEKETYIIQEYHLSIYHTLCLEVENEIFGEE, encoded by the coding sequence ATGAAAAGTTTTGTACTTTCAAGAAAATTAGAAAATAAATATATAGATAAAATTAAAAATATATTTCCACAAGAAGCAGAATATTTTATAAATAATTTACAAAGTTCATTACCTGCCATAGCTTTAGTGAGTGAAACTTCATTGATAACAGCTTATAGCAATGATAATAATTCTGAACTTGTTTTTGCTCAACAGGTATTAGGATATGGAAATGAAGGAGATATATTAATAGCTATAAGCACATCTGGAAATTCAAAGAATGTTATTTATGCTTCTCAAATATCTAAAGTTAAAGGGATGAAAGTAATTTCCTTGACAGGGAAGCTTGGAGGAGAATTAAAAGATATATCAGATATAAATATAAATGTTGAAGAAAAAGAAACATATATTATTCAAGAGTATCATTTATCTATTTATCACACTTTATGTTTAGAAGTAGAAAATGAAATATTTGGGGAGGAATAA
- a CDS encoding mycofactocin system glycosyltransferase: MVSFSKDKSLEISKELFDKVLEVKKFNHAKTRHEGALIAEGDILVFITQDILPYDNSWLKELVNPLNENIVAAFSKQIAYQEHSEIEKIIREFNYLDKNRISNKQNEKVNGRKNIFYSDASSAILKTEFFKLGGYDFFTPTSEDVYLASKIIKNGKSFIYTAESKIWHSHQLSLKETYKRYKDIGKFEKLFEKEIDFSKTESEGKKLLIYMIKELIKRRKIFELIYLPFDIGTRWIGYKVGRKL, from the coding sequence TTGGTAAGCTTTTCAAAAGATAAAAGTTTAGAAATATCAAAAGAATTATTTGATAAAGTTTTAGAGGTTAAAAAGTTTAATCATGCTAAAACAAGACATGAAGGAGCATTAATAGCTGAAGGGGATATATTAGTTTTTATAACACAAGATATACTACCTTATGATAATAGTTGGTTAAAAGAATTAGTTAACCCCTTAAATGAAAACATAGTTGCAGCTTTTTCAAAACAAATAGCATATCAAGAACATTCAGAAATAGAGAAAATTATTAGAGAATTTAATTATCTTGATAAAAATAGAATTTCTAATAAGCAAAATGAAAAAGTAAATGGAAGAAAAAATATATTCTATAGTGATGCTTCTTCAGCAATACTAAAAACAGAATTTTTTAAATTAGGAGGGTATGATTTTTTTACTCCAACAAGTGAAGATGTATATTTAGCCTCTAAAATAATAAAAAATGGGAAATCATTTATTTATACAGCTGAAAGTAAAATATGGCATTCACATCAATTATCTTTAAAGGAGACCTATAAAAGATATAAAGATATAGGAAAATTTGAAAAATTATTTGAAAAAGAAATAGATTTTTCAAAGACAGAGAGTGAAGGGAAAAAATTATTGATATATATGATAAAAGAATTAATAAAAAGAAGAAAAATATTTGAATTAATATATCTACCATTTGATATTGGAACTAGATGGATAGGATATAAAGTAGGGAGAAAATTATGA
- the rfbF_1 gene encoding Glucose-1-phosphate cytidylyltransferase, with product MEAIVLAGGFGTRLKEVVSDVPKPMAPVNGKPFLEYLLKDLSKKGIKHVILAVGYKKEIIKEYFKNKYEDIEITYSEELVPLGTGGAIKKALKLVKEEDVFIVNGDTFFDVDLKGMKEFHTENKSILTVAVKEMENFDRYGSLVIKENRIIEFEEKKKKDKGKINGGIYLIKKDLLSRMEKENFSFEKEVLEDKKVEKYSYESEGYFIDIGIPEDYFKIRKQFVVI from the coding sequence TTGGAAGCAATAGTATTAGCTGGAGGTTTTGGAACAAGATTGAAAGAAGTGGTATCAGATGTTCCTAAACCAATGGCTCCAGTGAATGGAAAACCTTTCTTAGAATATTTATTAAAAGATTTAAGTAAAAAAGGAATAAAGCATGTTATTTTAGCTGTTGGTTATAAAAAAGAAATAATAAAAGAATATTTTAAAAATAAATATGAAGATATAGAAATAACATATTCAGAAGAATTAGTGCCTTTAGGAACAGGGGGAGCTATAAAGAAAGCTTTAAAATTAGTAAAAGAAGAAGATGTTTTTATAGTTAATGGAGATACTTTCTTTGATGTTGATTTAAAAGGAATGAAAGAATTTCATACTGAAAATAAAAGTATCTTAACAGTAGCAGTAAAAGAAATGGAAAATTTTGATAGATATGGTTCTTTAGTAATAAAAGAAAATAGAATAATAGAATTTGAAGAAAAAAAGAAGAAAGATAAAGGGAAAATAAATGGAGGAATATATCTAATAAAAAAAGACTTATTGAGTAGGATGGAAAAAGAAAATTTTTCATTTGAAAAAGAGGTATTAGAAGATAAAAAAGTAGAAAAGTATTCATATGAAAGTGAAGGTTATTTTATAGATATAGGAATACCTGAAGATTATTTTAAAATAAGAAAGCAATTTGTTGTAATTTAA
- the wcaJ_1 gene encoding Putative colanic biosynthesis UDP-glucose lipid carrier transferase: protein MKRQSPKILMIGLQFLFYLLINSFFKVPAYIAYNTFFIYLLLNITKKMHSFKTILIWEEVKKQLYVHIEYLAIMIINDIAFCGVEYIPVHLIIGVTFTFFNLLIISLIRKIFRRTLEKRLIIIGIGHTARELTQVIKENDFTMYNLLGYISANTLKGINQDILIEKSKILGDCNDIERIIIENNVSEVIIALPLADNNQMAEIINKLDGKVERIKFTPELNGTYTFNSEIEDYDGIMLISSYNGMNKTINRFLKRSFDIVARLVGCIVLGILYLIYAPKIKKDGGKAIFYHTRIGKDLKSFKMYKFRTMYVDAEKRLEEMLSKDEKLREEYYKNFKLKDDPRITEVGKFLRKTSLDEFPQFINVIKGEMSFVGPRPVVQKEVDMYYGEENSRKIFMVKPGITGMWQANGRSDVENYDERIALDLYYIRNWSLWLDVTITIKTIKNVIGKKGAY, encoded by the coding sequence GTGAAAAGACAAAGTCCAAAAATTTTAATGATAGGATTACAATTTCTATTTTATTTATTAATAAACAGTTTTTTTAAAGTACCAGCCTACATTGCATATAACACTTTCTTTATCTACCTTCTTTTGAATATTACTAAAAAAATGCATTCCTTTAAAACTATACTCATTTGGGAGGAAGTTAAGAAACAACTTTATGTACATATAGAGTATTTAGCAATCATGATTATTAATGATATAGCTTTTTGTGGTGTTGAATATATACCTGTTCATTTAATAATAGGAGTAACATTTACGTTTTTTAATCTTTTGATAATTAGTCTTATAAGAAAAATTTTTAGAAGAACATTAGAAAAAAGGTTGATAATAATAGGAATAGGGCATACAGCAAGAGAACTTACTCAAGTAATAAAAGAGAATGATTTTACTATGTATAATCTTTTAGGTTATATAAGTGCAAATACTTTAAAAGGAATAAATCAAGATATTTTAATAGAGAAAAGTAAAATATTGGGAGATTGTAATGATATAGAAAGAATTATTATAGAAAATAATGTGAGCGAAGTGATAATAGCCCTTCCATTAGCAGATAATAACCAAATGGCAGAAATAATAAATAAACTTGATGGAAAGGTAGAAAGAATAAAATTTACTCCAGAATTAAATGGAACATATACTTTCAATTCTGAGATAGAGGATTATGATGGAATAATGCTGATATCTTCATACAATGGAATGAATAAAACAATAAATAGATTCCTGAAAAGAAGTTTTGATATTGTAGCTAGATTAGTAGGCTGTATAGTTTTAGGAATACTTTATTTAATATATGCACCAAAAATAAAGAAAGATGGAGGAAAAGCAATCTTTTATCATACAAGGATAGGAAAGGATTTAAAGTCTTTTAAGATGTATAAGTTTAGAACTATGTATGTTGATGCAGAGAAAAGATTGGAAGAGATGTTATCTAAAGATGAAAAACTTAGAGAAGAATATTATAAGAATTTTAAACTTAAAGATGATCCAAGAATAACAGAAGTAGGAAAATTTTTAAGAAAAACATCATTAGATGAATTTCCGCAATTTATAAATGTAATAAAAGGTGAAATGTCATTTGTAGGACCAAGGCCAGTAGTACAAAAAGAAGTAGATATGTACTATGGTGAAGAAAATAGCAGAAAGATATTTATGGTAAAGCCAGGGATAACAGGAATGTGGCAGGCAAATGGAAGGTCAGATGTAGAGAACTATGATGAGAGAATAGCGCTGGATCTTTACTATATAAGAAACTGGTCATTATGGCTGGATGTAACAATAACAATAAAAACAATAAAAAATGTTATTGGGAAAAAGGGGGCATATTGA
- the ruvA gene encoding Holliday junction ATP-dependent DNA helicase RuvA: MYEYLRGKVEYKKPDYLALDVNGVGYKVNISLRTYDFINAGEEVKLYIYNYIKEDAFKLIGFLEERERNLFEMLLGVKGIGVSLALSVMSTFDIDTIRDLVATDDYNNLKRVPKLGEKKSQQLILDLKSKLKTLDALSIDTRNDDAARHLMIEEELISALEGLGYSKKEINTLITREELKSFKTIEEAIKGVLKKVNY; this comes from the coding sequence ATGTATGAATATTTGAGAGGAAAAGTAGAATATAAGAAACCAGATTATCTGGCATTAGATGTAAATGGTGTAGGTTACAAAGTAAATATATCTTTGAGAACTTATGATTTTATCAATGCTGGAGAAGAGGTAAAGCTATATATCTATAACTATATAAAAGAAGATGCTTTTAAATTAATAGGTTTTTTAGAAGAAAGAGAAAGAAATCTTTTTGAAATGCTTCTTGGAGTAAAGGGAATAGGAGTATCTTTAGCTCTTTCAGTAATGTCTACTTTTGATATAGATACAATAAGAGATCTGGTAGCGACAGATGACTATAATAATCTCAAAAGAGTTCCTAAGCTAGGAGAAAAAAAATCTCAACAGTTAATTTTAGATTTAAAAAGTAAGTTAAAAACATTAGATGCTCTTTCTATAGACACAAGAAATGATGATGCAGCAAGACATCTCATGATAGAAGAGGAACTTATTTCTGCTCTGGAAGGATTGGGGTATAGTAAAAAAGAGATAAATACTCTTATCACTAGAGAAGAACTTAAAAGTTTCAAAACTATTGAAGAAGCTATAAAAGGAGTTCTAAAAAAAGTTAATTATTAA
- a CDS encoding bifunctional fucokinase/L-fucose-1-P-guanylyltransferase yields MIIRSKAPLRLGLAGGGTDVSPYCDEYGGVVLNVTVDMYAYCTIEPTDDNKIIFNSTDRHEMFEGESKNYLKIDNNLILHKGVYNKIVEKYNYGKPLSFKMTTYSDAPAGSGLGSSSTMVVAIIKAYMEWLNLPLGEYDIANLAYEIERIDLNLSGGKQDQFSATFGGFNFMEFYEENRVIVNPLRLKKWIKNEIENSLILYYTGTSRESAKIIDEQIKNVKEKSEKSLEGMHELKESAIEMKNAILRGDFKKVAECLKEGWVSKKKMSNAISNDFINETYDFIMNNGGKAAKVSGAGGGGFMMILCDPKERYGLIEKLRKREGKVILAQFSEKGAQAWTLYE; encoded by the coding sequence ATGATAATACGATCTAAAGCACCTTTAAGACTTGGGTTAGCTGGAGGAGGGACTGATGTATCACCATATTGTGATGAATATGGTGGAGTTGTACTTAATGTGACAGTAGATATGTATGCCTATTGTACAATTGAGCCCACTGATGATAATAAAATAATTTTTAATTCAACTGATAGACATGAAATGTTTGAGGGAGAAAGTAAGAATTATTTAAAAATAGATAATAATCTTATACTTCATAAGGGTGTATATAATAAAATTGTTGAAAAATATAATTATGGAAAGCCATTATCTTTTAAAATGACAACATATTCAGATGCACCAGCAGGTTCGGGATTAGGGTCATCTTCAACAATGGTAGTAGCTATAATAAAAGCATATATGGAATGGTTAAATTTACCATTAGGTGAATATGATATAGCTAATTTAGCATATGAAATAGAAAGAATAGATTTGAACTTAAGTGGAGGAAAGCAAGATCAATTTTCTGCTACATTTGGTGGATTTAACTTTATGGAATTTTATGAAGAAAATAGAGTTATAGTAAATCCATTAAGGTTGAAAAAATGGATAAAAAATGAAATAGAAAATTCACTTATTCTGTATTATACAGGAACTTCAAGAGAATCTGCAAAAATAATTGATGAGCAAATCAAAAATGTAAAAGAAAAGTCTGAAAAAAGTTTAGAAGGAATGCATGAATTAAAGGAATCAGCCATTGAGATGAAAAATGCTATTTTAAGAGGAGATTTTAAGAAAGTTGCTGAATGTTTAAAAGAAGGCTGGGTATCTAAAAAAAAGATGTCAAATGCGATTTCCAATGATTTTATAAATGAAACTTATGATTTTATAATGAATAATGGTGGAAAAGCAGCTAAGGTATCAGGTGCAGGTGGTGGAGGCTTTATGATGATACTCTGTGATCCTAAAGAAAGATATGGTCTTATAGAAAAATTGAGGAAAAGAGAGGGAAAAGTTATATTAGCACAATTTTCAGAAAAAGGAGCACAGGCTTGGACTTTATATGAATAA
- the uvrA_2 gene encoding Excinuclease ABC subunit A yields the protein MKLTNKQEMIAKEILKEIRERLTFMINVGLDYLNLARETKTLSGGEAQRIRLATQIGSGLTGVLYVLDEPSIGLHQKDNDKLLATLGRLKDLGNTLIVVEHDEDTMLQADEILDLGPGAGDFGGEIVAYGSPKEVMENKESITGKYLKGELKIDIPEKRRKWKKSLKIIGAKGNNLKNIDVEIPLGVMTVVTGVSGSGKSTLINHTLFPALFNKLNKGKLYPLEYKEIKGIEELEKVINIDQSPIGRTPRSNPATYTKLFDDIRTIFAETKDAKLHGFTKGRFSFNVKGGRCEACQGAGIIKIEMNFLPDVYVECEVCKGKRYNKETLDVYYKGKNISDVLNMSVREAYEFFKAVPSLERKLKVLIDVGLDYIKLGQPATTLSGGEAQRIKLATELSKMTKGKTIYILDEPTTGLHFEDIRKLLEVLDRLVEKGNTVVIIEHNLDVIKTADHIIDIGPDGGDRGGTVVACGTPEEISDVEESYTAVYIDRMLKGAGRKENKKVQKKKAKITPVSDETMLEVTGKKENKKTKKKAAKVVTAFDETILEAAEEVPVIDYEEKPKKRGRKKKEELGK from the coding sequence TTGAAACTTACTAATAAACAAGAGATGATAGCCAAAGAAATCTTGAAAGAAATAAGAGAAAGACTTACATTTATGATAAATGTAGGACTTGATTATTTAAATCTTGCTCGTGAAACAAAAACCCTTTCAGGAGGGGAAGCTCAAAGAATAAGACTTGCAACTCAGATAGGGTCAGGACTTACAGGAGTGCTTTATGTATTAGATGAGCCAAGTATTGGACTTCATCAAAAAGACAATGACAAGCTTCTCGCTACTTTAGGAAGGCTTAAAGATTTGGGAAATACTTTGATAGTTGTAGAACATGATGAAGATACTATGCTTCAAGCTGATGAGATACTGGATTTAGGACCAGGAGCTGGAGATTTTGGTGGAGAAATAGTTGCCTATGGAAGTCCTAAAGAAGTGATGGAAAATAAGGAATCTATTACAGGAAAATATCTAAAAGGAGAATTAAAAATAGATATACCTGAAAAAAGAAGAAAATGGAAAAAATCTTTAAAAATAATAGGAGCAAAGGGAAATAATCTGAAAAATATAGATGTTGAAATCCCTTTAGGAGTAATGACAGTAGTTACTGGTGTAAGTGGAAGTGGAAAATCTACACTTATTAATCATACTCTGTTTCCAGCACTTTTTAATAAATTGAATAAAGGAAAGCTATATCCTTTAGAGTATAAAGAAATAAAGGGAATAGAGGAACTTGAAAAAGTCATAAACATTGACCAGAGTCCAATAGGTAGAACTCCAAGATCTAATCCAGCTACCTATACTAAGCTTTTTGATGATATAAGAACTATTTTTGCTGAAACAAAAGATGCCAAACTGCATGGATTTACAAAGGGAAGATTCTCTTTCAATGTAAAAGGTGGAAGATGTGAAGCATGTCAAGGAGCAGGAATAATCAAAATAGAAATGAATTTTCTTCCAGATGTATATGTAGAGTGTGAAGTGTGTAAAGGTAAAAGATATAATAAAGAAACACTAGATGTATACTATAAAGGAAAAAATATTTCTGATGTATTAAATATGAGTGTAAGAGAAGCTTATGAATTTTTTAAAGCAGTACCATCTCTTGAAAGAAAACTTAAAGTACTTATAGATGTGGGACTGGACTATATTAAATTAGGTCAACCTGCGACTACTCTTTCAGGAGGAGAGGCACAGAGAATAAAACTTGCAACTGAGCTTTCTAAAATGACAAAAGGTAAAACAATATACATTTTAGATGAACCTACTACTGGATTGCACTTTGAAGATATAAGAAAACTTTTAGAGGTGCTGGATAGACTGGTAGAAAAGGGAAATACAGTAGTTATCATAGAACATAATCTAGATGTTATCAAAACAGCAGACCATATAATAGATATAGGTCCTGACGGTGGAGATAGAGGTGGAACTGTAGTGGCTTGTGGAACTCCAGAAGAAATATCTGATGTAGAAGAAAGCTATACTGCTGTATATATAGACAGAATGTTGAAAGGTGCAGGAAGAAAAGAAAATAAAAAAGTTCAAAAGAAAAAAGCTAAAATAACACCAGTATCTGATGAAACTATGCTGGAAGTTACAGGAAAAAAGGAAAATAAGAAAACAAAAAAGAAAGCAGCTAAAGTAGTTACAGCATTTGATGAAACTATACTAGAAGCTGCTGAAGAAGTGCCTGTAATAGATTATGAAGAGAAGCCTAAAAAAAGAGGAAGAAAAAAGAAAGAGGAGCTGGGGAAATAG